In Gadus morhua chromosome 9, gadMor3.0, whole genome shotgun sequence, the sequence GTGTACCCGTCGAAGCCTGCTCAGGGTGCCCCCCAACATCCCAGCCAACGTCCGGTACCTGAACCTCATGGAGAACAGCATCGAGACCATCCAGGCGGACACGTTTAGACACCTGCATCACCTGGAGGTGTTGCAGCTCGGTAGGAACGCCATCAGGCAGGTCGAGGTAGGGGCCTTCAACGGGCTGACCAGCCTCAACACCTTGGAGCTGTTTGACAACAGGCTGACGGTCATCCCCAGCGGGGCCTTTGAGTACCTGTCCAAGTTGAGGGAGCTGTGGCTGCGGAACAACCCCATCGAGAGCATCCCGTCGTACGCGTTCAACCGCGTCCCCTCCCTCATGAGGTTGGACCTCGGGGAGCTGCGCAGGTTGGAGTACATCTCCGACGGAGCCTTCGAGGGCCTTCAGAATCTGAAGTACCTCAACCTGGGAATGTGTAACCTCCGGGAGTTTCCCTATCTCTCCCCGTTGATAGGCTTAGAGGAACTCGAGATATCCGAGAATGTTTTCCCTGAACTCAGGCCCGGGGCCTTTCGCGGGCTGAAGTCTTTACGTAAACTGTGGATTATGAACTCGGCAATAACGACCATCGAGAGAAATGCGTTTGACGACATCACAGCCCTGGTGGAGCTGAATCTCGCCCACAATAacctctcctccctgcctcaCGACCTCTTCACCCCCCTGCAGTACCTGGTGGAGCTGCACCTGCACCACAACCCGTGGCGCTGTGACTGCGACGTGGTGTGGCTCTCCTGGTGGCTGAGAGAATACATCCCCACTAACTCCACCTGCTGCGGGCGCTGCCACACCCCGCTGCACATGAAAGGCCGctacctggtggaggtggaccaGACCACCTTCCAGTGCTCAGCGCCCTTCATACTGGACGCTCCTAAAGACCTGAACATATCGGCCGAGAGGGTGGCCGAACTCAAGTGCCGCACGGCCGCCATGAGCTCCGTGCGTTGGCTCCTCCCCAACGGCACTGTGCTGACCCACGGCTCCTCCCACCCGCGGATATCGGTCCTCAACGACGGGACGCTGAACTTCTCCAACGTCCTCCCGTCCGACACAGGGGTCTACACCTGCTCGGTCACCAACATGGCGGGGAACTCCAACGCCTCGGCCTACCTGAATGTGAGCAACGCCGAGCTCAACACCTCCAACCTGTCCTACTTCACCACGGTAACGGTGGAGGTAGTGGACCCCGCGGTGGAAGAGACCCCCAAACCCAAGCCCACGGTGCCCGCCGCGCCCTCGGTCTTTCAGCCGGTCTTCATCTCGACCCCCACCGTGTTGCTGCAGACCACGCAGACCCCCAAGCAGGTGGCCGTCCCCACCGCCAGGATCCCCAGCGGGCCCCCTGCCAGCCTGGACGAGGTGATGAAGACCACCAAGATCATCATCGGCTGCTTCGTGGCCGTCACCCTGCtggcggcggccatgttgatCGCCTTCTACAAGCTGCGGAAGCGGCACCAGCAGAGGAGCACGGTGGCCGCGGCCAGGACCATAGAAATcatccaggtggaggaggaggttcagCCGGTGCCGCCGCCCACGTCCGGGTCCAGCGGCTCGGACGACACGGTGCTGGTGCTGCCCACCTTGGTGGAGCACAACAGTAACACCTTCAAGCCGGGCTacgtggcctcctcctcctcctcttcgtcgtgCCGCCGCGGGGCCTACGGACCCCACGGCGCCCACTGGACCCAGAACAACTTAGGTAACTCCCTCCATCGCTCTGTCAGACAACACAGCCACATCAGCACCATAGCTGAGTCCTACGTCATTAAGAGCTCCCACGGCAAGGAGAAGGTCCAAGAGACCCAGATCTGAGGGGCTAGGGCTCCTGTCGGGGACTGGTTGCTCCCGTGTCTCTGTTCATCCTCCATGCAATAGAATGCACAAAGAACAAAATGGCAACTTTCTTTTGtacaaaagtacaaaaaaagaGACGATtttttgggtttgtttgtttcttgtaTATGCCTATACATACGTATATgtatatgaaaaaaaatacacatatatatatatatatagataattcTAAATGCATTGGTAACAGATGCAGATTATattagaaaagaaaagaaaatttaAACTATTTTCTAATAACCAATGgattctatttaaaaaaaaaaaagaaagaaaatatattaaatTGCTTTTGTGATTGATAAAACCAAGTTGTCCTGTCTAGATtaagttttgttttgtgttctgGTCATGCTGTTTAGAATgcagaaaaagaaaaggacTCTTTATTCATACACATGTTTTTGAACAGAGCCCCCAAATTATACTTCAATTTATACAGTCCAAAATATTATATGCAATTCACATTATTTTCGATTATTTCAGAAACCCAGGCAGAATTTTAATTACATTTGTCCAAGACAGCAGTGGAGTGGCACAGATTTGTGGCACAGGATTGGCTGTTTAGTAGCTATCAGCCAAATGCTTTTCCACTGCAGTGAATTTCTGCAGCTAGTGTTTAACCCTCAATTTGCTGTCGCTAACTGGCCTTTCTTTGGCGAGCCTGCTTCATAGTCGTAGTGTATCTGAACATGTTTAGTGTGCTCACCAGATTCCCAGAGATTCAACTAGCAACGATGAAGCATAAGctaatgatgttttttttgcaattccCATTTTGTCATTGGTTGCAATCTGTATTCTTTATGTTACCCTGGGCTGTGACATGCTTCATAATGGCTTGTGTAGTGTTTAGGGCTAATTTAGTAATGCATTACAGCATTTGCCTGACTTGTATCTGCAAGGGCTCATTCAATGCTAATTTTTCAAAGAGGGGGAAAGATGTGGTGCAGTAATATAAGGCTTTGCTGGCCATCCTGCTTTTGGAGAAAACCCGAAAggattaaaatgaaaaaaaacttaatgAATGTTTGATATTGGGGCTTTTCCATGGACTACATTGAAACATATAtttgttctttttcttttccttttcttagTTTATTTTAAAGCAACACTATTTTTATGGGGAAATCAAGGAGgatgaacaaaataaaataaacctgTGGTTTGTATTTCTCTAATCAGAGATACTTTCATCTTCTATTTTCTTCTTCCATCAAAAATATTCATCTCAGTGTTTAAGCTGTTTAGTCAAGTGAAAAGAGCGGagagataaaacacacacgctaTGTTGAGGAATGGCCTTTTATGTTCCTGTGCGTTTACTTAATATATCAATGAATGGCTCTTTGAGTGAGCGATGTACAATGCTGCATTATACCCCACAGTGGTGCTCTATGCAGGTCAAATAAGTGGATTTCCTGAACCCTCCTTAGGTCTGTTACCCAGGAGCCAGGCAGAGGATACTTTCACACGCAGTATATGCTCATGCTTAGGTATGAATACTCACACATATTCATCATTCAAggataataaaaacaaacaattactaGATGTGAGatggaaatgtgtttttaaacagaCCCTACTGAGGAACAATTCAAAATGCTCAAGAGAAAGGAATGACTAAACAGAACTACACTAATTCCTCCTACAGACATTTGGCAGCATTGagcaagcaaaacaaaaaacagtcttctgttgttgttgttgttgtcaatcTGTCAATCTGGATCACTATGACGGCAGGCAGTGGAAAGGCCAACCAGCACCATAAATAAATAGATCTGGTTTCTATGGTAACAGAAGTCCTTTGGAATGACCTTATACTGTGGCACCCCAGACAGTCACTATTGCCATTGTTTTTTAAggcagccaatcaaatgcaATCTGAGGCCAGCGGCCCATTAATGAGGTTTTAGGACTGCACAAAAAGCTCTTCAATTGTGTCTACTTGAGGAGACAGAGGCAATTACAACCGTAGTGATAATTGTGGTGGGTATTGGCGTTGTGTAGAGAGCTGACTGGAAACAGCGAGACAGTTTTTCATGTGTTAAGCAATTGGCTACATTTTTTGTGCCTTTAAggcattttattttttgccCAATCAGATTGAGGAATGAATAATATTACGGTACGATGATTCAAAACAAATCCGTTGGACACCGTTTTTCATTCAACTGCAGCAacatcaaaaataataaatactttCCCCCGgaaaatgcataaataaatcaaatgaaaacaaacaaatcagaCAACCTCATGGTTATCAGCACAGCATCAGTGGATCATGAGACTGCAGGTTCAAACTGGCTCCGACCGCAGCATGTCCCCCTGGCCTTACAGAAAGGAAACGTTGACGGCAGGTATAAAGGCAAAggaaaaacactgcctcaagACAGCCGACCTTTGCGCCCGTTCATTAATGCGAACGCATCGCCGTGGAAAACCCAGCAGACGCCTGCTATTGTACTTTATTGTATGTGAGGATGTGGTCTCCCTCTCAGCTCTGAAGACGGACCACGGGGGATACAGCGTGGGCTGACATCAAAACAACCAGCGCCGGTGTCGAAGGCAGAAGGGGCTCACTCTCACCGGGCTACTTCCTCCTTCAGGAAGTTgttccgctgctgctgctgatctgCCACCGCTGGCTCGTGGTGGTACCGTGGGTGGTACCGTGGGTGGTACCGTGGGTGGTACCGTGGGTGGTACCGTGGTGGTACCGTGGTGGTACCGTGGGTGGTACCGTGGTGGTACCGTGGGTGGTACCGTGGTGGTACCGTGGTGGTACCGTGGGTGTTCCTCCCTCGGCACAAAGTGGGACACCGGGGTCACATGGGtcctggggtgtgtgtgtgtgtgtgtgtgtgtgtgtgtgtgtgtgtgtgtgtgtgtgttcgcccaAGTCCTTTCTTGTATAAATATTACAACCAGTGGGCAGAGATGTAGGCAATCCCGTTATTTATTTCTACAGCCTTATTCCCCTTCATGTTCCATTCTAATGCTAACACTCAAAAGCTAGGAGCAAACCCACTCCACTTCACACACGGACTCGAGCCATCCAGCGCTGCTCATATGAGGTGAGTGCCCTGGCTGATGTAACCCCCACGGCTGAAGCCCCCGGTGGGGCCTACATCCACCCGTACCGTCCAGGGGTGCGTGCCGGCTCCGCGGCGTCACACAGAGGTCCAGATGTTGCCTCGTTGGAGATGAGTTGTGGTACTTCCTCAGGCGTGGTGTGTCTCTCCagcttctcgctctctctctctctctttgtcctctTTTTTTGGCACCGCTTCTGAGGGATGTTTGCATGGAGCTTGTGACACCTGTTTGTTTCactcatttgtttatttaccAGGAGGATGTTCCCCGCCAATCGGTCGCTCGGGCTGCGTTAGCCACCGGTGTTTGTGCTTGAAGTTCACCCATAGGCGCGCTACGGGCGGGGCTGGAGAATGAGGAGGACTGAAGGACccggttgggggggagggggttgtatAGGAGACTTTGGCCTGGAGCTTAGTTAGAAATAACCTTTATACGGTTGGGATGTGCTGTAACTAGAGGTACCAGCCTGTTGTAACACACCCTACGCCTGAATGGGGGAATCCTTTGCAGCCACATTGCAATTCACCTGCTGTAGTCTGAGCAGCATGTGATCAGCTCTCCAGAGTGCTTTGGCTAAAACCGAATACAACGTAGCCGTTGTTTTAAAGAACAAAACACCCTCTAGTTTACagttggaatttggaaaaaTGGTTCTCGTGGACATCCCGCCTTTACCTCGTGTTTCTTGTTTAAGAACAGATGACGTACGCATTGTACGTCATACAACCGTGAAGCATTTGTTCCTTCTCCGTTCTTCTCTCCCAGCCTCCCCTCTGGATAAGGTGTTTAGCTAGGACCACACCCCTGGCCGCTGCATTGTCCGTCTGGCTCTCTGGCCGATGCTATCTGGTAAATGACACAGAGACAGGGGATAAGGGTCCATGGCAAGCTGTCTGGAGAGGTAGGGGTTAAGGGTTTGTTAGGAATAAGTCCTTGAGCTTAAAGATCTatatctgttaatgaagtctcttGCAGTGTGCGGAGGAATGGGTGAACAGGGCTGGGCTGTTCCCCAGCCACGCTTTCATCTAGAAATGTGTACTTGGCTTTTCCGCGCCCACTGAGGTTAAGAGATTAGGTTTTACGAGAAATTGGAAAAAAGCATTATTTCTCATTTGTTTCATCTCCCAGCACTAACGCCTAACTGCTTATTTAATGGGATAATACCACGAAACGGATCTTTTTATTGTAATTTTTTCATTCGCAAAATCATAGTTTTATGTTCTAATCCACTGTGGTGATGTGATGGCATTAGTAAGAGATGGATAAAAACGGGATCATAATTCTGTTTGATTGCAGTTGTAAAAAAACCCATCTAAATCTAAAATGGTGGATATTGATGACTCAGGTCTTCAAAACCAAAGCGTTGGGTTCTTCCCAGTGTGGGTAATGTGCTCTCCGTAGTAACACAGACCGTCCAGACAGATGACAAATGTCTGAGATGAAGTCATGTCCTGGATAGataaaattatatattatgAATTATTCTTTGCAGTTAAGTAGTTAGTCATGGTAACTGCGGTAATATTTCTGCATATGGATGATTCACTTCCCCAGGCTGACTAATACTTTGGTTTTGGTTTTACTTTTACCTCATGCTAATCATTTatttcaaatacacacacatactgtctGTGCAGACTAGCACCCCATACACATCCCCATACGCAGCTTGGCAATGAAGTCCCTTCTATCTAGATGTGTGCATCAAGTGCATATACAACAACAAATTTTCAAAAAGCctatggaaataaataaaaaagagcaGCTTCTTTGATGTAATGTTTGGTGTCCCTCCCATGCTAACACAATGAAACATTGGAGCAGGATCAAACAGAGTCGATAGCACCGTGCTCTACGCCTCTCTATTCTGAAGCAGTGGTACAGTTTGTCCAAgtactgttatttatttatagtgTAGATTAGGATTCAAAACAGCCACTCTGATGTACCAATACATGCAGGGAAGACATTTCTGACCGGTTCATTCCACAACCCGACATGAACATGTTGTTGTACCCTATTTCTCTCATAGTATCCTGCATCTATctcctttcatttattttttcacccatctccttttttttctttttcaataaaATGTTGGTGTTTAATATTTCCCCTCCGACAGAGAATGTATGAGAAGCCCCCTGATACGAGCAGTCCCGTCAGACATGCCCTGAGCATCATTGCTGCAACATACATATGTGTGCAGCTATGCACATTTTTCCTTCCAACACAAACAATAGAAACGTAGATATTACAAGTCTAATTTATATTATTTGACCAATTTCTAATGTTGATGTCACTGAACCTGTCAGATGACTGATTGGTATAATAACTAATTGAATCAGAGAAAGGGGTAAGGggatggtgcgtgtgtgtgtgcgtgcgtgcgtgcgtgcgtgcgtgcgtgcgtgcgtgcgtgtgtgtgtgcgtgtgtgtgtgtctgtgtgtgtgtctgtgtgtgtgtctgtgtgtgtgtctgtgtgtatgtgtgtgtgtgtgtgtgtgtgtgtgtgtgtgtgtgtgtgtgtctgtgtgtgtgtgtgtacttagtTCTAACCCCAGAATATGGGTTTGTGCCATGTATCAAGCACTCTACAAAGAGAAGATGACGGTGATTCTTACACATACAATCGCAAAGTCAATGGTTTCTTTGCCATGTTCTCATGATAAACTGCCAATACACTTCTTTAAAACTGCTGTTTGACTTAAATGTAATCCtatgtattttttcataaaaataaacagGTTTTACATTAAAAAGGGATAGGTGTAATTCTCATATTTGTTGGCCGAGCCACAGTGAAGTTcattataaaatattaattaaacCCAGACCTGAGTCATTGCATACACTTTTAAATCTATGCAAATTAAATGTTGGCTGAAGGAAATTGAAGGACTTGAGGTCCATATTGATTTAACCGGCGGATAGATTGAGCTTGGACAACAGAGGAAGATTAGTGTAAATATTCACTTGAATCTAATTTACACCTAAAtcataggcctacagtataaGTTGTGGAGCCGTGTTATTCATAATGCCCAAATCAGATACTTTTATGGCACCTGCAAATAATAGTACTTTTGTACTTTCTACGAGTAATGACAAGGAATTGTGATATGTCATACCGATCATTCAATTTTCTTTAAACTTATATTTTTAGTCAATGGGGAATGAGGTTGCCTGGTAACAACTATAGCAACCATACTGTTGAAGACATAATCATCAGTGTAACATGGCATTGAAAACAAAAGCGCATTAATTAAAACCCTGCTTATTAGCTACAACCAAAATCAATTGACATCGTTGCAAAGTTACCGACGGGCAATGTTAATTCCACTCGAAACGTTGTGCAACTCTGAGTACGGCATGACATCAAAGTGCATCGGCCATCCTTACATCACATCCACGTCCCATACTGCCCCTGCCCTACCCTGACTG encodes:
- the lrrc4.2 gene encoding leucine-rich repeat-containing protein 4.2, translating into MSPLGRVTLQPTWNTALLAVLSLMLPALSVCQASVPALGSANPQNCPGVCSCTNQLSKVVCTRRSLLRVPPNIPANVRYLNLMENSIETIQADTFRHLHHLEVLQLGRNAIRQVEVGAFNGLTSLNTLELFDNRLTVIPSGAFEYLSKLRELWLRNNPIESIPSYAFNRVPSLMRLDLGELRRLEYISDGAFEGLQNLKYLNLGMCNLREFPYLSPLIGLEELEISENVFPELRPGAFRGLKSLRKLWIMNSAITTIERNAFDDITALVELNLAHNNLSSLPHDLFTPLQYLVELHLHHNPWRCDCDVVWLSWWLREYIPTNSTCCGRCHTPLHMKGRYLVEVDQTTFQCSAPFILDAPKDLNISAERVAELKCRTAAMSSVRWLLPNGTVLTHGSSHPRISVLNDGTLNFSNVLPSDTGVYTCSVTNMAGNSNASAYLNVSNAELNTSNLSYFTTVTVEVVDPAVEETPKPKPTVPAAPSVFQPVFISTPTVLLQTTQTPKQVAVPTARIPSGPPASLDEVMKTTKIIIGCFVAVTLLAAAMLIAFYKLRKRHQQRSTVAAARTIEIIQVEEEVQPVPPPTSGSSGSDDTVLVLPTLVEHNSNTFKPGYVASSSSSSSCRRGAYGPHGAHWTQNNLGNSLHRSVRQHSHISTIAESYVIKSSHGKEKVQETQI